The Actinomycetota bacterium sequence CTTGTCCGGTTATTATCCAAGAGATATTTGGTAGCCAGGTAAGCCCCTTTTATATCACTGGATATTACATAATCAGTTTGAATATGGGGGAAATGACGGCCTAAAAGCACAAAATTAATTTTCTTATTTTTTAGAAACAGGATATCCTTATCTTCCTTTTGGCAAGGGCACAATATTATACCGTCTACTTTTTTACTCAAGGATAGATAAATTGCCCTTTCTTCCCTTTGGTAATTCTCATCAGTATTGACCACGAAAATATTGTAGCCATTCTGCCTAAGCCTGGTTTCAATATCCTTAACCCATATAGACATTAAAGGATCCATTATATCAGGAATTATGACCGCAATAGTTTTAGTAGAGCCTCTCCTAAGGGAGCCGGCTACTGCATCCGGTATGTAACCCAGCTCTTGGGCAATATTTCTGATTTTTTCCTTGGTTTTCTTGGAAATATCATGTTTGTCGCTTAAAGCACGGGATACAGTATTTATGGATACTTCCGCTTTTTGAGCTATATGTTTAAGAGTTACTTTTTTGGCCCTGGACATAGGTAAAATGATTTTATGCTTAATAGTTATGTTAAAGACAGCCAACATTATTGGACCTGACCGTTAATGCGGCAAGAGCGCTTTAACCAAATTGTTACTGATGGCTCCATGCTAACTTGGATTCTATCCAATTCTAATCCGGAGCCAAATGAACATTTACAAGCATAAGGCTAAACCTGAAAAGTTTCAAGATAGTTGGCATAAGTATAATAGAAATTAATATCCTGTCTCCATATTTTATTGATTTTTTAACTATTGGCAGGCTAATGGTACCAAAAAAGTAAAATGATAGTGCTTTAGCAGTCAGCAAG is a genomic window containing:
- a CDS encoding LacI family DNA-binding transcriptional regulator → MLAVFNITIKHKIILPMSRAKKVTLKHIAQKAEVSINTVSRALSDKHDISKKTKEKIRNIAQELGYIPDAVAGSLRRGSTKTIAVIIPDIMDPLMSIWVKDIETRLRQNGYNIFVVNTDENYQREERAIYLSLSKKVDGIILCPCQKEDKDILFLKNKKINFVLLGRHFPHIQTDYVISSDIKGAYLATKYLLDNNRTRILLLNAHLYISSAQERYQGYLNAFREKGLKIDKSLVYEIGNTTGNTIQAIKNIVAKNIKFDAIFAFSDLMAWEAISCLQNLGFRIPKDIDVFGYDNIQSRFFFPYFLNTVNYSKRGAAHTAVDILLNKINNTSSIECQQEIIDTNIFIRKN